The Aureitalea marina genome includes a window with the following:
- a CDS encoding HAD family hydrolase, translating into MKSLLKPFFGIVLISVLISCGQQTEKELIATSPAPEQDPLPSWNEGSTKSAILDYVTAVTNPDSADFIPIDDRIATFDNDGNLWSEQPAYFQLFFAIDRVKVMAESHPEWKDTMPFKAVLEDDMAGLISTGEHGLLELVMATHAGMTAIEFESIVDDWLKASKHPRFDRPYNDLVYQPMLELLTYLRAHQFKTFIVSGGGVSFMRVWTEDAYGIPPDQVVGSSIKTVFEYDNGQASIRRLAELDFIDDKAGKPIGIHKYIGKRPVFASGNSDGDLQMLQYSADNTYKSFQLYLHHTDAEREWAYDRDSSIGRLDKGLDEAAAKGWTVIDMKGDWNVIYPFQVD; encoded by the coding sequence ATGAAGAGTTTATTAAAGCCGTTTTTTGGAATCGTCCTTATCAGTGTTCTGATCAGTTGTGGTCAACAAACTGAAAAGGAGCTAATCGCAACCAGCCCAGCCCCAGAACAGGACCCACTTCCGTCCTGGAACGAGGGATCAACGAAATCCGCCATACTGGATTATGTGACTGCCGTGACCAACCCGGACAGTGCTGATTTTATTCCGATCGATGACCGAATTGCCACCTTCGATAACGACGGTAATCTCTGGTCGGAACAACCGGCATATTTCCAGCTGTTCTTCGCGATCGATAGGGTTAAAGTGATGGCGGAGAGTCATCCGGAATGGAAAGACACAATGCCGTTTAAGGCGGTATTGGAAGACGATATGGCGGGTCTAATATCGACGGGGGAACACGGCTTGTTGGAATTGGTCATGGCTACCCATGCAGGTATGACCGCAATCGAATTTGAAAGCATAGTAGATGACTGGTTAAAGGCAAGTAAGCATCCCAGGTTCGATCGACCCTACAATGACTTGGTCTATCAACCCATGTTGGAGCTTCTTACTTATCTGCGCGCTCATCAATTTAAAACCTTCATCGTCTCCGGAGGTGGAGTTTCTTTTATGCGGGTTTGGACGGAAGATGCCTATGGAATACCACCGGACCAAGTTGTCGGCAGTAGTATCAAGACTGTTTTCGAATATGACAATGGCCAAGCTAGTATTCGGCGCCTGGCCGAATTGGACTTTATAGACGATAAAGCGGGAAAACCGATCGGTATACATAAATACATCGGAAAAAGACCCGTATTCGCCTCGGGTAATTCTGATGGGGATCTCCAAATGCTACAATACAGTGCCGATAATACATATAAGAGTTTCCAATTATATCTGCATCATACAGATGCCGAACGAGAGTGGGCCTACGACCGGGATTCTTCCATAGGACGCCTGGATAAGGGTCTGGATGAGGCCGCCGCCAAGGGTTGGACCGTTATCGATATGAAGGGTGATTGGAATGTGATCTACCCGTTTCAAGTTGATTAA